A single genomic interval of Camelina sativa cultivar DH55 chromosome 11, Cs, whole genome shotgun sequence harbors:
- the LOC104727293 gene encoding uncharacterized protein LOC104727293 isoform X2 has translation MAMTCTDDDETALLISHHLNQEQEDEDEEEALSLCDLPVNSLPNENNSELRRSIAKEDDEEFEFGIGSSFRAGSDSCEPAPEMSTADELFFKGRILPLRHSVSLDAGLLLPEPTRLITRSESVEYRRTGINRSDRKIKNNNFIDYSQPSPQPQIRRSSSMTARVNSIRNPKSSTIWDFLRLGLVRTPEIELRTNGKVSVSRNSSCSSTSTNSNSKKTGETTTTRSRSRRRSFLFSDCKCSTATETMTVVPVKIKDERKVVEKKTSTAKKEEKTAMARKRTFDWLKELSQVGFVVDHGRRSLV, from the exons ATGGCGATGACTTgtacagatgatgatgaaacagcCCTTTTGATCTCTCATCATCtcaatcaagaacaagaagacgaagacgaagaagaagctttgtCTCTATGTGATTTGCCTGTGAATTCACTACCGAACGAGAACAACAGCGAGTTACG ACGATCGATTgccaaagaagatgatgaagaattcGAATTCGGAATCGGGTCATCGTTTAGAGCCGGGTCGGATTCTTGTGAACCGGCTCCGGAGATGAGCACAGCCGACGAATTATTCTTCAAAGGACGGATCCTTCCGTTACGTCACTCCGTCAGTTTAGACGCCGGTCTTCTACTTCCCGAACCAACCCGGTTAATCACGAGATCCGAATCGGTTGAATACAGACGAACCGGAATTAATAGATCGGACCggaaaatcaaaaacaacaatttcatCGATTACAGTCAACCGAGTCCGCAGCCACAGATTCGAAGATCGTCGAGCATGACGGCTCGTGTGAACTCCATCAGAAACCCTAAGTCATCTACGATTTGGGATTTTTTGAGGTTAGGACTCGTCCGTACGCCGGAGATTGAGCTCCGAACAAACGGGAAAGTGTCAGTGAGTCGGAACAGTAGCTGTAGTAGTACGAGCACGAACTCGAATTCGAAGAAAACAggagagacgacgacgacgagatCGAGGAGTCGGAGGAGAAGCTTTTTGTTCTCGGATTGTAAATGTTCGACAGCGACGGAGACGATGACGGTGGTGCCTGTGAAAATCAAAGATGAGAGGAAggtggtggagaagaagacttCGACGgcgaagaaagaggagaaaacggCGATGGCGAGGAAGAGAACGTTTGATTGGTTAAAAGAATTGTCACAGGTTGGTTTCGTCGTCGATCATGGAAGACGAAGCTTAGTCTGA
- the LOC104727293 gene encoding uncharacterized protein LOC104727293 isoform X1 codes for MAMTCTDDDETALLISHHLNQEQEDEDEEEALSLCDLPVNSLPNENNSELRSIAKEDDEEFEFGIGSSFRAGSDSCEPAPEMSTADELFFKGRILPLRHSVSLDAGAGLLLPEPTRLITRSESVEYRRTGINRSDRKIKNNNFIDYSQPSPQPQIRRSSSMTARVNSIRNPKSSTIWDFLRLGLVRTPEIELRTNGKVSVSRNSSCSSTSTNSNSKKTGETTTTRSRSRRRSFLFSDCKCSTATETMTVVPVKIKDERKVVEKKTSTAKKEEKTAMARKRTFDWLKELSQVGFVVDHGRRSLV; via the exons ATGGCGATGACTTgtacagatgatgatgaaacagcCCTTTTGATCTCTCATCATCtcaatcaagaacaagaagacgaagacgaagaagaagctttgtCTCTATGTGATTTGCCTGTGAATTCACTACCGAACGAGAACAACAGCGAGTTACGATCGATTGCcaaagaagacgatgaagaattCGAATTCGGAATCGGGTCATCGTTTAGAGCCGGGTCGGATTCTTGTGAACCGGCTCCGGAGATGAGCACAGCCGACGAATTGTTCTTCAAAGGACGGATCCTTCCGTTACGTCACTCCGTCAGTTTAGACGCCGGGGCCGGTCTTCTACTTCCCGAACCAACCCGGTTAATCACGAGATCCGAATCGGTTGAATACAGACGAACCGGAATTAATAGATCGGACCggaaaatcaaaaacaacaatttcatCGATTACAGTCAACCGAGTCCGCAGCCACAGATTCGAAGATCGTCGAGCATGACGGCTCGTGTGAACTCCATCAGAAACCCTAAGTCATCTACGATTTGGGATTTTTTGAGGTTAGGACTCGTCCGTACGCCGGAGATTGAGCTCCGAACAAACGGGAAAGTGTCAGTGAGTCGGAACAGTAGCTGTAGTAGTACGAGCACGAACTCGAATTCGAAGAAAACAggagagacgacgacgacgag atCGAGGAGTCGGAGGAGAAGCTTTTTGTTCTCGGATTGTAAATGTTCGACAGCGACGGAGACGATGACGGTGGTGCCTGTGAAAATCAAAGATGAGAGGAAggtggtggagaagaagacttCGACGgcgaagaaagaggagaaaacggCGATGGCGAGGAAGAGAACGTTTGATTGGTTAAAAGAATTGTCACAGGTTGGTTTCGTCGTCGATCATGGAAGACGAAGCTTAGTCTGA
- the LOC104727293 gene encoding uncharacterized protein LOC104727293 isoform X3 — translation MAMTCTDDDETALLISHHLNQEQEDEDEEEALSLCDLPVNSLPNENNSELRSIAKEDDEEFEFGIGSSFRAGSDSCEPAPEMSTADELFFKGRILPLRHSVSLDAGLLLPEPTRLITRSESVEYRRTGINRSDRKIKNNNFIDYSQPSPQPQIRRSSSMTARVNSIRNPKSSTIWDFLRLGLVRTPEIELRTNGKVSVSRNSSCSSTSTNSNSKKTGETTTTRSRSRRRSFLFSDCKCSTATETMTVVPVKIKDERKVVEKKTSTAKKEEKTAMARKRTFDWLKELSQVGFVVDHGRRSLV, via the exons ATGGCGATGACTTgtacagatgatgatgaaacagcCCTTTTGATCTCTCATCATCtcaatcaagaacaagaagacgaagacgaagaagaagctttgtCTCTATGTGATTTGCCTGTGAATTCACTACCGAACGAGAACAACAGCGAGTTACGATCGATTGCcaaagaagacgatgaagaattCGAATTCGGAATCGG GTCATCGTTTAGAGCCGGGTCGGATTCTTGTGAACCGGCTCCGGAGATGAGCACAGCCGACGAATTATTCTTCAAAGGACGGATCCTTCCGTTACGTCACTCCGTCAGTTTAGACGCCGGTCTTCTACTTCCCGAACCAACCCGGTTAATCACGAGATCCGAATCGGTTGAATACAGACGAACCGGAATTAATAGATCGGACCggaaaatcaaaaacaacaatttcatCGATTACAGTCAACCGAGTCCGCAGCCACAGATTCGAAGATCGTCGAGCATGACGGCTCGTGTGAACTCCATCAGAAACCCTAAGTCATCTACGATTTGGGATTTTTTGAGGTTAGGACTCGTCCGTACGCCGGAGATTGAGCTCCGAACAAACGGGAAAGTGTCAGTGAGTCGGAACAGTAGCTGTAGTAGTACGAGCACGAACTCGAATTCGAAGAAAACAggagagacgacgacgacgagatCGAGGAGTCGGAGGAGAAGCTTTTTGTTCTCGGATTGTAAATGTTCGACAGCGACGGAGACGATGACGGTGGTGCCTGTGAAAATCAAAGATGAGAGGAAggtggtggagaagaagacttCGACGgcgaagaaagaggagaaaacggCGATGGCGAGGAAGAGAACGTTTGATTGGTTAAAAGAATTGTCACAGGTTGGTTTCGTCGTCGATCATGGAAGACGAAGCTTAGTCTGA
- the LOC104727294 gene encoding U-box domain-containing protein 2-like isoform X1, whose product MMVHMDVSWLRVLLDNISSYLSLSSMEGLLHSNPAYEYYTRGEDISKLLMPVLDNLIDSDAAPSELLNNGFEELSQYVDELRDQFQSWQPLSTRIFYVLRIESLASKLRESSLEVFQLLKHCEQHLPADLLSPSFEECIELVKLVAREEISYTIDQALKDQKKGVGPTLEVMLKIAKCVGLRSNQEILIEGVVLSNIKETAEITDNDTEAEYLDGLISLTTRMHDYLTDIKHAQLRCPVRVPSDFRCSLSLELMTDPVIVASGQTYERVYIQKWIDMGLMVCPKTKQALSHTTLTPNVIVRAFIASWCETHNIYPPDPLELIQSSQPFPLLVESGSGDDSSGTELDDSHKSEKAASLDDEELHQIFSRSASAPGIVSDVFSKTKRRTYAADRSGALTRSNIPWKFPEERHWRQPGIISATIRETGSSSCIDPEVKKLIEDLTSSSLDTQREATAQIRILSRNSTDNRIVIARCGAIPSLVSLLHSTDEGIQTDAVTCLLNLSINNNNKSLIADSGAIEPLIHVLKTGYLEEAKSNSATTLFSLSVIEEYKTEIGKAGAIEPLVDLLANGSLSGKKDAATALFNLSIHHENKTKVIEAGAVRYLVELMDPAFGMVEKAVVVLSNLATVREGKIAIGEEGGIPVLVDVVELGSARGKENATAALLQLCTHSPKFCNTVIREGVIPPLVALTKSGTARGKEKAQNLLKYFRAQKANQRRD is encoded by the exons ATGATG GTACATATGGATGTTTCTTGGTTAAGAGTTCTTCTAGATAACATCTCCTCTTATCTAAGTTTATCATCAATGGAAGGCTTACTACATTCAAACCCAGCTTATGAGTACTACACCAGGGGAGAAGATATATCTAAGCTTCTCATGCCTGTTCTTGACAACCTCATTGACTCTGATGCGGCTCCTAGCGAGTTGCTTAACAACGGGTTTGAAGAGTTATCTCAATACGTTGATGAGCTTAGAGACCAGTTTCAGAGTTGGCAACCTCTTTCTACTAGAATTTTTTAT GTTCTTCGTATTGAATCACTAGCATCAAAGTTAAGAGAATCCAGTTTGGAAGTCTTTCAACTTCTGAAACACTGCGAACAACATTTACCTGCTGACTTGCTTTCACCATCTTTTGAG GAGTGCATCGAATTGGTGAAGTTAGTGGCAAGAGAGGAAATTTCGTATACTATTGATCAAGCTCTCAAAGATCAAAAGAAAGGTGTTGGACCTACTTTGGAGGTTATGCTGAAAATTGCTAAGTGTGTTGGTTTAAGATCCAACCAGGAGATTCTTATCGAAGGTGTGGTACTTTCAAATATCAAGGAGACTGCTGAGATCACTGACAATGACACCGAAGCTGAGTATTTAGACGGATTGATCTCCCTAACAACCCGAATGCATGATTACCTTACCGACATAAAGCATGCTCAGTTACGTTGTCCTGTACGTGTACCTTCTGACTTCCGTTGCTCTCTATCTCTTGAGCTTATGACTGATCCAGTCATTGTGGCATCTGGTCAAACATACGAACGGGTTTATATACAGAAATGGATCGATATGGGACTCATGGTTTGTCCAAAGACAAAGCAGGCTTTATCTCATACCACTTTGACACCTAACGTCATTGTCAGGGCTTTTATTGCCAGTTGGTGTGAAACTCACAATATCTATCCTCCTGATCCATTGGAGTTGATTCAGTCAAGTCAGCCATTCCCTCTTCTTGTTGAGTCAGGTTCTGGTGATGACTCGAGTGGTACTGAGCTGGATGATTCACATAAGTCAGAGAAAGCTGCATCTTTAGATGATGAGGAACTGCATCAGATCTTCAGTAGGTCTGCTTCTGCGCCAGGCATTGTCTCTGATGtgttttccaaaaccaaaagaagaactTATGCTGCAGATAGATCAGGGGCACTGACACGGAGTAATATTCCTTGGAAATTTCCAGAAGAGAGGCATTGGCGTCAACCTGGAATCATCTCCGCAACCATAAGAGAAACTGGAAGCAGTTCATGTATTGATCCCGAGGTGAAGAAACTCATTGAGGATCTCACGAGTTCTTCGTTAGATACACAGAGAGAGGCCACAGCTCAGATCAGGATACTATCAAGAAACAGTACAGACAATCGCATTGTGATTGCTAGGTGTGGAGCAATCCCTTCGTTAGTCAGTCTGCTTCACTCCACGGATGAGGGAATCCAAACGGACGCAGTGACTTGCTTACTAAACTTatccatcaacaacaacaacaaatcccTCATAGCAGATAGTGGAGCTATCGAACCGCTCATTCACGTTTTGAAAACAGGATACCTAGAAGAAGCCAAATCAAACTCAGCAACAACTCTGTTCAGCTTATCTGTAATCGAAGAGTACAAGACAGAGATAGGCAAAGCAGGAGCTATAGAGCCACTAGTTGATCTCTTGGCAAACGGAAGTCTCAGTGGCAAGAAAGATGCAGCCACGGCTTTGTTCAACCTATCAATACACCACGAGAACAAAACGAAAGTAATAGAAGCTGGAGCAGTGAGATACTTGGTTGAACTGATGGATCCTGCATTTGGAATGGTGGAGAAAGCTGTGGTTGTGCTGTCGAATCTCGCCACGGTTAGAGAAGGAAAGATTGCGATTGGGGAAGAAGGAGGCATACCGGTATTGGTCGATGTTGTGGAGTTGGGCTCAGCAAGAGGCAAAGAGAATGCAACCGCAGCACTTTTGCAGCTTTGTACGCATAGCCCAAAATTCTGCAACACTGTCATAAGAGAAGGAGTGATTCCTCCTCTTGTGGCTCTTACCAAATCAGGAACAGCTAGAGGCAAAGAGAAG GCACAGAATCTTCTGAAGTATTTTAGAGCACAAAAAGCCAATCAGAGGAGAGACTGA
- the LOC104727294 gene encoding U-box domain-containing protein 2-like isoform X2 → MDVSWLRVLLDNISSYLSLSSMEGLLHSNPAYEYYTRGEDISKLLMPVLDNLIDSDAAPSELLNNGFEELSQYVDELRDQFQSWQPLSTRIFYVLRIESLASKLRESSLEVFQLLKHCEQHLPADLLSPSFEECIELVKLVAREEISYTIDQALKDQKKGVGPTLEVMLKIAKCVGLRSNQEILIEGVVLSNIKETAEITDNDTEAEYLDGLISLTTRMHDYLTDIKHAQLRCPVRVPSDFRCSLSLELMTDPVIVASGQTYERVYIQKWIDMGLMVCPKTKQALSHTTLTPNVIVRAFIASWCETHNIYPPDPLELIQSSQPFPLLVESGSGDDSSGTELDDSHKSEKAASLDDEELHQIFSRSASAPGIVSDVFSKTKRRTYAADRSGALTRSNIPWKFPEERHWRQPGIISATIRETGSSSCIDPEVKKLIEDLTSSSLDTQREATAQIRILSRNSTDNRIVIARCGAIPSLVSLLHSTDEGIQTDAVTCLLNLSINNNNKSLIADSGAIEPLIHVLKTGYLEEAKSNSATTLFSLSVIEEYKTEIGKAGAIEPLVDLLANGSLSGKKDAATALFNLSIHHENKTKVIEAGAVRYLVELMDPAFGMVEKAVVVLSNLATVREGKIAIGEEGGIPVLVDVVELGSARGKENATAALLQLCTHSPKFCNTVIREGVIPPLVALTKSGTARGKEKAQNLLKYFRAQKANQRRD, encoded by the exons ATGGATGTTTCTTGGTTAAGAGTTCTTCTAGATAACATCTCCTCTTATCTAAGTTTATCATCAATGGAAGGCTTACTACATTCAAACCCAGCTTATGAGTACTACACCAGGGGAGAAGATATATCTAAGCTTCTCATGCCTGTTCTTGACAACCTCATTGACTCTGATGCGGCTCCTAGCGAGTTGCTTAACAACGGGTTTGAAGAGTTATCTCAATACGTTGATGAGCTTAGAGACCAGTTTCAGAGTTGGCAACCTCTTTCTACTAGAATTTTTTAT GTTCTTCGTATTGAATCACTAGCATCAAAGTTAAGAGAATCCAGTTTGGAAGTCTTTCAACTTCTGAAACACTGCGAACAACATTTACCTGCTGACTTGCTTTCACCATCTTTTGAG GAGTGCATCGAATTGGTGAAGTTAGTGGCAAGAGAGGAAATTTCGTATACTATTGATCAAGCTCTCAAAGATCAAAAGAAAGGTGTTGGACCTACTTTGGAGGTTATGCTGAAAATTGCTAAGTGTGTTGGTTTAAGATCCAACCAGGAGATTCTTATCGAAGGTGTGGTACTTTCAAATATCAAGGAGACTGCTGAGATCACTGACAATGACACCGAAGCTGAGTATTTAGACGGATTGATCTCCCTAACAACCCGAATGCATGATTACCTTACCGACATAAAGCATGCTCAGTTACGTTGTCCTGTACGTGTACCTTCTGACTTCCGTTGCTCTCTATCTCTTGAGCTTATGACTGATCCAGTCATTGTGGCATCTGGTCAAACATACGAACGGGTTTATATACAGAAATGGATCGATATGGGACTCATGGTTTGTCCAAAGACAAAGCAGGCTTTATCTCATACCACTTTGACACCTAACGTCATTGTCAGGGCTTTTATTGCCAGTTGGTGTGAAACTCACAATATCTATCCTCCTGATCCATTGGAGTTGATTCAGTCAAGTCAGCCATTCCCTCTTCTTGTTGAGTCAGGTTCTGGTGATGACTCGAGTGGTACTGAGCTGGATGATTCACATAAGTCAGAGAAAGCTGCATCTTTAGATGATGAGGAACTGCATCAGATCTTCAGTAGGTCTGCTTCTGCGCCAGGCATTGTCTCTGATGtgttttccaaaaccaaaagaagaactTATGCTGCAGATAGATCAGGGGCACTGACACGGAGTAATATTCCTTGGAAATTTCCAGAAGAGAGGCATTGGCGTCAACCTGGAATCATCTCCGCAACCATAAGAGAAACTGGAAGCAGTTCATGTATTGATCCCGAGGTGAAGAAACTCATTGAGGATCTCACGAGTTCTTCGTTAGATACACAGAGAGAGGCCACAGCTCAGATCAGGATACTATCAAGAAACAGTACAGACAATCGCATTGTGATTGCTAGGTGTGGAGCAATCCCTTCGTTAGTCAGTCTGCTTCACTCCACGGATGAGGGAATCCAAACGGACGCAGTGACTTGCTTACTAAACTTatccatcaacaacaacaacaaatcccTCATAGCAGATAGTGGAGCTATCGAACCGCTCATTCACGTTTTGAAAACAGGATACCTAGAAGAAGCCAAATCAAACTCAGCAACAACTCTGTTCAGCTTATCTGTAATCGAAGAGTACAAGACAGAGATAGGCAAAGCAGGAGCTATAGAGCCACTAGTTGATCTCTTGGCAAACGGAAGTCTCAGTGGCAAGAAAGATGCAGCCACGGCTTTGTTCAACCTATCAATACACCACGAGAACAAAACGAAAGTAATAGAAGCTGGAGCAGTGAGATACTTGGTTGAACTGATGGATCCTGCATTTGGAATGGTGGAGAAAGCTGTGGTTGTGCTGTCGAATCTCGCCACGGTTAGAGAAGGAAAGATTGCGATTGGGGAAGAAGGAGGCATACCGGTATTGGTCGATGTTGTGGAGTTGGGCTCAGCAAGAGGCAAAGAGAATGCAACCGCAGCACTTTTGCAGCTTTGTACGCATAGCCCAAAATTCTGCAACACTGTCATAAGAGAAGGAGTGATTCCTCCTCTTGTGGCTCTTACCAAATCAGGAACAGCTAGAGGCAAAGAGAAG GCACAGAATCTTCTGAAGTATTTTAGAGCACAAAAAGCCAATCAGAGGAGAGACTGA
- the LOC104727295 gene encoding metal transporter Nramp4: protein MSETERERPLLQASEERAYEETEKVLIVGIDEEEDADYGDELGGNSPKFSWKKLWLFTGPGFLMSIAFLDPGNLESDLQAGAIAGYSLIWLLMWATAIGLLIQLLSARLGVATGRHLAELCREEYPTWARMVLWIMAEIALIGADIQEVIGSAIAIKILSNGLVPLWAGVVITALDCFIFLFLENYGIRKLEAVFAILIATMALAFAWMFGQTKPSGTELLVGALVPKLSSRTIKQAVGIVGCIIMPHNVFLHSALVQSREVDPKKRFRVKEALKYYSIESTGALAVSFIINVFVTTVFAKSFYGTDIADTIGLANAGQYLQDKYGGGFFPILYIWAIGVLAAGQSSTITGTYAGQFIMGGFLNLKMKKWVRALITRSCAIIPTMIVALVFDSSDSMLDELNEWLNVLQSVQIPFAVIPLLCLVSNEQIMGSFKIQPLVQTISWIVAALVIAINGYLMVDFFSGAARSLVLLVPVIMFAVAYVMFVLYLISRGLTYTPWQLVASQKETQRDDDE, encoded by the exons ATGTCGGAGACGGAGAGAGAGCGACCATTATTACAAGCATCGGAAGAGAGAGCTTATGAAGAAACCGAGAAAGTTCTCATAGTAGGaatcgacgaagaagaagacgctgATTACGGCGACGAACTCGGCGGCAACTCACCTAAATTCTCATGGAAGAAGCTATGGCTATTCACCGGACCTGGTTTTCTCATGAGCATAGCTTTCCTCGATCCAGGCAACCTCGAGAGTGATCTTCAAGCTGGAGCCATCGCTGGTTACTCTTTGATTTGGCTCTTGATGTGGGCTACCGCGATTGGGCTTCTGATTCAGCTTCTCTCTGCTCGGCTCGGTGTTGCCACGGGTCGTCATCTCGCGGAGCTTTGTCGTGAAGAGTATCCGACTTGGGCGAGGATGGTGCTTTGGATTATGGCTGAGATTGCTTTGATCGGTGCTGATATTCAAGAAGTCATTGGTAGTGCTATTGCCATCAAGATCTTGTCTAATGGTTTGGTTCCTCTTTGGGCTGGTGTTGTTATCACTGCTCTTGATTG TTTCATCTTTCTGTTTCTGGAGAATTATGGAATAAGGAAACTAGAAGCTGTGTTTGCTATTTTGATTGCAACAATGGCGCTTGCTTTTGCTTGGATGTTTGGTCAGACTAAACCTAGTGGAACTGAACTTCTTGTTG GAGCATTGGTACCAAAACTAAGTTCGAGGACTATCAAACAAGCTGTTGGAATTGTGGGATGTATTATCATGCCACACAATGTGTTCTTGCATTCAGCACTTGTGCAATCCAGAGAAGTTGATCCCAAGAAGAGATTCCGGGTCAAAGAAGCTCTCAAGTACTACTCCATTGAATCCACTGGTGCTCTTGCTGTTTCCTTCATTATCAACGTCTTTGTGACTACGGTGTTTGCCAAGTCTTTTTACGGGACAGACATAGCGGACACCATTGGTCTTGCAAATGCAGGACAATACTTGCAGGACAAATACGGTGGCGGGTTTTTCCCTATACTCTATATATGGGCGATCGGAGTCTTGGCTGCTGGTCAGAGTAGTACCATCACGGGTACTTACGCTGGACAGTTCATAATGGGAGGGTTCTTGAACCTCAAAATGAAGAAATGGGTTAGAGCCTTGATCACAAGAAGCTGTGCCATCATCCCAACAATGATCGTTGCACTTGTCTTCGATTCATCAGATTCAATGCTCGATGAGCTGAACGAATGGCTAAACGTGCTTCAATCTGTTCAGATCCCATTCGCGGTCATCCCTCTGCTTTGCTTGGTCTCCAATGAGCAAATCATGGGCAGTTTCAAAATCCAACCTCTAGTCCAAACAATCTCATGGATTGTAGCTGCTCTTGTGATAGCCATTAATGGGTATCTGATGGTGGATTTCTTCTCAGGAGCTGCGAGGAGTTTGGTTTTGCTCGTACCAGTGATCATGTTTGCGGTTGCGTATGTTATGTTTGTGCTTTACCTTATCTCACGAGGCCTAACGTACACTCCTTGGCAACTAGTGGCGTCACAGAAAGAAACACAGAGGGATGATGATGAGTAA